A genomic window from Dehalococcoidia bacterium includes:
- the rsmG gene encoding 16S rRNA (guanine(527)-N(7))-methyltransferase RsmG, with amino-acid sequence MSEAGFAEEARRLGVALDQSQVQAFQTYRDLIAEAATRFNLTAVRDPREIESRHFLEALALGRLLLDRGVMTDSCEVIDVGTGAGFPGLPLKVAWPRISLALVEANGKRCSFLRQAIARLGLDGVRVLEGRAEDWGREPEHRDAYALAVARAVAPLPVLLEYTLPFLRPGGWLAAQKGSAAPRELEEAAAALRELRAEVAEVLPFSPPGGRLQSLVLVRKLGPTPERYPRRPGVPARRPIV; translated from the coding sequence GTGAGCGAGGCCGGATTCGCCGAGGAAGCCCGCCGCCTGGGCGTCGCGCTGGACCAGTCGCAGGTGCAGGCCTTCCAGACATACCGCGACCTCATCGCCGAGGCCGCCACGCGCTTCAACCTCACCGCCGTCCGGGACCCGCGGGAGATCGAGTCGCGCCACTTCCTTGAGGCCCTGGCCCTGGGCCGCCTGCTGCTCGACCGCGGCGTGATGACCGACTCCTGTGAGGTCATCGACGTCGGCACCGGCGCCGGCTTCCCGGGGTTGCCCCTGAAGGTCGCCTGGCCCCGCATCAGCCTCGCCCTCGTGGAGGCGAACGGCAAGCGCTGCTCGTTCCTGCGCCAGGCCATCGCGCGCCTCGGCCTGGACGGCGTCCGTGTCCTGGAGGGCAGGGCGGAAGACTGGGGGCGCGAGCCCGAGCACCGCGATGCTTACGCCCTGGCCGTGGCGCGCGCGGTGGCGCCGCTGCCGGTGCTGCTCGAGTACACGCTGCCCTTCCTGCGCCCTGGGGGCTGGCTGGCGGCCCAGAAAGGAAGCGCTGCCCCCCGCGAGCTGGAGGAGGCGGCCGCGGCGCTCCGCGAGCTGCGCGCCGAGGTCGCCGAAGTGCTGCCATTCTCGCCGCCCGGCGGGCGGCTGCAGTCGCTGGTCCTGGTGCGTAAGCTGGGCCCGACGCCGGAGCGATATCCGCGGCGGCCGGGGGTGCCGGCGCGGCGGCCCATCGTGTAG